One stretch of Corvus hawaiiensis isolate bCorHaw1 chromosome 1, bCorHaw1.pri.cur, whole genome shotgun sequence DNA includes these proteins:
- the SIRT5 gene encoding NAD-dependent protein deacylase sirtuin-5, mitochondrial, producing MCLFQVTARRLVSQAHCGLKASSSKKQKFCLEMARPSSNMADFREVFAKAKHIAIITGAGVSAESGVPTFRGAGGFWRKWQAQELATPGAFARNPSRVWEFYHYRREVMLSKHPNPAHIAIAECEKRLSKQGRSVVVITQNIDELHRKAGTKHLLEIHGSLFKTRCTSCGNVAANYKSPICPALAGKGAPDPDTEDAAIPVEDLPQCEEDGCNGLLRPHVVWFGEALDPGVLTAVEKELDICDLCLVVGTSSVVYPAAMFAPQVSARGVPVAEFNMEPTPATNRFRFHFPGPCGTTLPPALARHETEIIS from the exons ATGTGTCTCTTTCAAGTTACCGCTAGAAGGTTGGTTTCCCAAGCGCATTGTGGACTTAAGGCCTCGTCttcaaagaaacagaagttttgCTTGGAAATGGCTCGTCCTAGTTCAA acaTGGCTGATTTCCGAGAGGTGTTTGCCAAAGCCAAGCACATCGCCATCATCACCGGAGCTGGGGTCAGTGCTGAGAGCGGCGTCCCCACCTTCAGAGGGGCTGGAGGCTTCTGGAGAAAGTGGCAAGCCCAG GAGCTGGCTACTCCGGGGGCTTTTGCACGAAACCCTTCCCGTGTGTGGGAATTCTACCACTACCGGCGGGAAGTGATGCTGAGTAAACATCCCAATCCCGCACACATCGCCATTGCCGAGTGCGAGAAGCGTCTGAGCAAGCAAGGAAGGAGCGTGGTGGTCATCACGCAGAACATCGATGAGCTGCACAGGAAGGCAGGCACCAAGCATCTCTTAGAAATTCACG GTAGTTTATTTAAAACTCGGTGCACCAGCTGTGGAAATGTAGCTGCCAATTACAAGAGCCCGATCTGCCCCGCGTTGGCTGGGAAGGG AGCTCCAGATCCTGACACAGAAGATGCTGCAATTCCAGTTGAAGACCTTCCTCA GTGTGAGGAGGACGGCTGCAACGGGCTCCTGCGTCCCCACGTCGTGTGGTTTGGTGAGGCCCTGGATCCCGGCGTGCTCACAGcagtggagaaggagctggATATTTGTGACCTCTGCTTGGTA GTCGGGACCTCGTCCGTGGTGTATCCCGCGGCCATGTTTGCCCCGCAGGTCTCTGCCAGAGGAGTCCCAGTCGCGGAGTTCAACATGGAGCCCACTCCTGCCACGAACAGGTTCAG GTTCCACTTCCCGGGCCCCTGCGGGACCACGCTGCCGCCGGCGCTGGCGCGACACGAGACGGAGATCATCTCCTGA